From Leptospira ellinghausenii, a single genomic window includes:
- a CDS encoding LIC_12097 family sensor histidine kinase: MENIEKVAEKARELEAIYDVVQDPLVLIDSDFNIQRANLATILFAKNNKYDELLDKKCYEVLYQRTDVCPYCPKINVKSKDKNQTSSAPITREIFFRSEDKKQTLLLEFYPYPKQEDLFWMVEKISDVTKQRDKEEESFRMRNLASLGILISGIAHELNNPLTGISLTLQNLKANWQNQPPEQIEKRLDMIKNDISRAAIIVSDIISFAKTDKVKVTLGDIVETINRAKDTVIRLYPHLSKNINWRITCDHEYQFPFHPGKMERLFMNLFRNSLQAFDYRPGEIAIEIRKTKNWLHIIVEDNAGGIPDAIIQKIFDPFFTSNKSGTGTGLGLSICHSIVKEHDGNISVKSVEQKTRFTISFPLTNDITEPNS; the protein is encoded by the coding sequence ATGGAAAACATCGAAAAAGTCGCAGAAAAAGCCCGAGAATTGGAAGCCATTTATGATGTAGTACAAGACCCACTGGTTCTTATCGATTCCGATTTCAACATCCAAAGAGCCAATCTTGCTACCATTTTATTTGCAAAGAACAATAAATACGACGAGTTGTTAGATAAAAAATGTTACGAAGTATTGTACCAACGAACAGACGTTTGTCCATATTGCCCTAAAATTAATGTAAAATCAAAGGACAAAAACCAAACTTCGTCTGCTCCTATCACCAGAGAAATTTTTTTTCGTTCTGAAGACAAAAAACAAACACTTCTTTTAGAATTTTACCCCTACCCGAAACAAGAAGATTTGTTTTGGATGGTGGAAAAAATATCGGATGTCACAAAACAAAGGGACAAAGAAGAAGAATCTTTCCGAATGCGTAACCTCGCTTCCTTAGGAATATTAATTTCAGGAATTGCTCACGAGTTAAATAACCCTTTAACTGGGATTAGTCTTACTTTACAAAATTTAAAAGCAAATTGGCAAAACCAACCGCCAGAACAAATTGAAAAGAGATTGGATATGATAAAGAACGATATCTCTCGTGCTGCCATCATCGTATCAGATATTATTTCCTTTGCAAAAACGGATAAGGTCAAAGTCACTTTAGGTGATATCGTTGAAACCATTAACCGCGCAAAAGATACAGTCATTCGGCTTTATCCACACCTAAGTAAAAACATCAACTGGCGAATCACATGTGATCATGAATACCAATTCCCTTTTCATCCAGGAAAGATGGAAAGGTTGTTTATGAATTTGTTTCGTAACTCACTTCAAGCCTTTGATTACAGGCCTGGCGAAATCGCAATTGAGATTCGCAAAACTAAAAACTGGCTTCACATCATCGTGGAAGATAATGCAGGAGGAATTCCTGATGCTATCATCCAAAAGATCTTCGATCCTTTTTTTACGAGTAATAAATCGGGAACTGGTACCGGACTTGGACTTTCTATCTGTCATTCCATTGTGAAGGAACATGATGGAAATATCTCTGTTAAATCAGTGGAACAAAAAACAAGATTTACGATCTCTTTCCCGCTCACTAATGACATCACGGAGCCAAATTCATGA
- a CDS encoding LIC_12096 family protein encodes MEQLPKYRHLALLSLFLLSVGLFAEVDITEKENRLDKEILSLYRDIAKARELLSYEQLSSLPANTTIQFIGSYPNRTGIRIRKFKVDPDPQNKNRIKHSEEKSILLEFNGSVLSKVEIQITSEDTEIEQKTRTKITDTTPLDESVNDMVIQFSGLDGSESFPLSSLRNDSIKQERNDFKKDFYIKFLLDFHSQLISISALQKTNGNQSQKKMFKQLNQSLGY; translated from the coding sequence ATGGAACAACTCCCGAAGTACCGGCACCTAGCACTCCTTAGTCTTTTTTTACTGAGTGTCGGTCTCTTCGCTGAGGTCGACATTACCGAAAAAGAAAACCGATTAGACAAGGAAATCCTTAGCCTTTACCGAGACATCGCCAAGGCCAGGGAACTTTTGTCTTACGAACAACTTTCGTCTTTACCAGCCAATACCACAATTCAATTCATTGGATCTTATCCAAACCGTACAGGAATACGTATCCGTAAGTTCAAAGTCGATCCAGACCCTCAGAACAAAAATCGAATCAAACATTCAGAAGAAAAATCAATCTTACTCGAATTTAATGGCTCAGTACTATCTAAAGTAGAAATCCAAATCACTTCAGAAGACACGGAAATCGAACAAAAAACGAGAACAAAAATTACTGATACTACCCCTTTGGATGAATCCGTAAATGATATGGTCATCCAATTCTCAGGACTTGATGGATCTGAAAGTTTCCCGCTTTCCTCTCTCCGAAATGATTCCATCAAACAAGAAAGGAATGATTTCAAAAAAGATTTTTATATCAAATTTTTATTGGATTTCCATAGCCAACTCATTTCGATTAGTGCACTCCAGAAAACAAATGGAAACCAGAGCCAAAAAAAAATGTTCAAACAATTGAACCAATCACTGGGCTATTAA
- the secG gene encoding preprotein translocase subunit SecG, with protein MGFFAGTILTLFVLLSLFLILLVMIQTGKGGSAGMLGGSTASQSVFGASTADVMTKTTRVAAILFIVLSLALSFVFAKKDEVLVPDVEPSLETPVETDGTTPEVPAPSTP; from the coding sequence ATGGGATTTTTTGCAGGAACCATTCTGACTCTATTTGTTTTACTTTCACTTTTCCTCATCCTTCTTGTGATGATCCAAACTGGAAAAGGTGGAAGTGCGGGAATGCTTGGCGGATCAACCGCTAGCCAATCCGTGTTTGGAGCTTCAACGGCTGACGTGATGACAAAAACGACAAGAGTTGCGGCGATTTTGTTTATAGTTTTATCACTTGCTCTTTCCTTTGTTTTTGCAAAGAAAGATGAAGTATTGGTACCAGATGTGGAACCAAGTTTGGAAACTCCGGTAGAAACTGATGGAACAACTCCCGAAGTACCGGCACCTAGCACTCCTTAG
- the tpiA gene encoding triose-phosphate isomerase, producing MRKKIIAGNWKMNLTLSEAKTITSGLKVASDSSSYEVMVFPSALHLESVSSIASGSKLIVGAQNAYQSGLTAMTGEISPVQLAELGIKTVLVGHSERRQFLGETSEFDNAKITYFLKAGLRVVYCVGETWAEREKGQTFSVLEDQIKKGLKDITSDLFSNLVIAYEPVWAIGTGKVATPAEAEEAHAYLRKEIGGLFVGADQVAENIQILYGGSVKPDNIKELLAKPNIDGGLVGGASQKLESFLGLLK from the coding sequence ATGAGAAAGAAAATCATAGCCGGAAACTGGAAGATGAACCTAACGCTTTCTGAAGCGAAAACCATAACATCTGGTCTCAAAGTTGCCAGTGATTCTTCCTCTTATGAAGTGATGGTGTTCCCAAGTGCACTCCATTTGGAATCGGTTTCTTCCATCGCGAGTGGATCCAAACTCATTGTTGGGGCACAAAATGCGTACCAATCAGGTCTCACTGCAATGACGGGAGAAATTTCCCCTGTGCAACTCGCAGAACTCGGGATCAAAACTGTCCTTGTGGGCCACTCTGAAAGAAGACAATTCCTCGGAGAAACTTCCGAGTTTGACAATGCAAAGATAACCTACTTTTTAAAAGCCGGACTTCGTGTTGTCTACTGTGTGGGTGAAACTTGGGCCGAAAGAGAAAAAGGCCAAACCTTCTCTGTGTTAGAAGACCAAATCAAAAAAGGTCTCAAAGACATTACGAGTGACCTCTTTTCCAATCTTGTCATCGCATACGAACCTGTTTGGGCGATTGGAACGGGAAAAGTAGCAACTCCTGCGGAAGCGGAAGAAGCCCATGCATACCTTCGAAAAGAAATTGGCGGACTCTTTGTGGGAGCAGACCAAGTGGCTGAAAACATCCAAATTCTCTATGGTGGATCTGTGAAACCAGATAACATCAAAGAACTTCTCGCCAAACCAAACATTGACGGTGGCCTAGTGGGTGGAGCCAGTCAAAAATTAGAATCATTTTTAGGACTTTTAAAATAA
- a CDS encoding phosphoglycerate kinase: MKLPLLEDQNLKGKRVFVRVDFNVPVENGKATDKTRIEKTLPTLELLISKGAKIILGSHLGRPKGGPEPKYSMKPVFDVLSTLVKTKVSFSEAVIGAPVVKLSNELGEGEILLLENLRFHKEEEENAPSFCKELAKLADVYVNDAFGTAHRAHASTEGVAHLLPAFAGLLMRKEIEVLSGLLARPERPFVAIVGGSKVSSKFAILKNLLEKVDHLLIGGGMAYTFLKSRAVPIGKSLVEPEFESQAFQLIDRAGVQGVDLQIPVDHIIADNFDPNAKTKSVDKMGILDGWMGMDIGPKTIDNYVKAIKEAKTILWNGPMGVFEMDKFSKGTIEIAKAISKSKAKTVVGGGDSIAAVNKAGVADKITHISTGGGASLEFLEGRTLPGVQCLLPKEDK; this comes from the coding sequence ATGAAATTACCTCTTCTCGAAGATCAAAATCTAAAAGGAAAACGAGTCTTTGTTCGTGTGGACTTCAATGTCCCTGTAGAAAACGGAAAAGCAACGGACAAAACTCGGATTGAAAAAACCCTACCTACTTTGGAATTACTGATCTCCAAAGGAGCAAAGATCATTTTGGGAAGCCATCTGGGCCGACCCAAAGGTGGACCGGAACCAAAATATTCCATGAAACCTGTGTTTGATGTTCTTTCCACACTCGTCAAAACCAAAGTCAGTTTCTCAGAAGCCGTCATTGGTGCCCCTGTTGTGAAGTTATCAAATGAACTTGGGGAAGGTGAAATTTTACTTTTAGAAAACCTTCGTTTCCATAAGGAAGAAGAGGAAAATGCACCTAGTTTCTGTAAAGAACTGGCAAAACTCGCTGACGTTTATGTCAACGATGCATTTGGAACTGCACATAGAGCCCATGCTTCAACTGAAGGTGTGGCTCACCTCCTCCCTGCCTTTGCAGGACTTCTCATGCGTAAAGAAATTGAAGTATTAAGTGGGCTTCTTGCAAGACCAGAACGTCCGTTTGTGGCGATCGTAGGTGGATCAAAAGTCAGTTCCAAATTTGCGATTTTAAAGAACCTTCTCGAAAAAGTGGACCACCTCCTCATCGGGGGCGGTATGGCGTACACCTTTCTCAAATCCAGAGCTGTTCCCATCGGAAAATCCCTTGTAGAACCTGAATTTGAATCCCAAGCCTTCCAACTCATTGACCGAGCTGGTGTCCAAGGAGTTGACCTCCAAATCCCTGTGGACCACATCATCGCAGACAATTTTGATCCGAACGCAAAAACCAAGTCTGTAGACAAAATGGGAATTTTGGACGGATGGATGGGAATGGACATTGGGCCAAAAACCATCGACAATTATGTAAAAGCCATCAAAGAAGCAAAGACCATCTTATGGAATGGACCGATGGGTGTGTTCGAAATGGATAAGTTCTCCAAAGGAACGATTGAAATTGCAAAAGCCATTAGTAAATCCAAAGCGAAAACTGTTGTGGGTGGAGGAGATTCCATCGCTGCGGTAAACAAAGCTGGTGTGGCTGATAAAATCACTCATATCTCCACTGGTGGTGGTGCTTCCTTAGAATTTTTAGAAGGACGCACTCTCCCGGGAGTTCAATGTTTACTCCCAAAGGAAGACAAATAA
- the gap gene encoding type I glyceraldehyde-3-phosphate dehydrogenase, with translation MVKIAINGFGRIGRLVLRSGIKDPNLEFVAINDLVTPDNLSYLFKYDSTHGRFNGEVSHTDNEIIIDGKKVKTFSERDPEKLPWKELGVDFVIESTGLFTDRVGAEKHIKAGAKKVVISAPAKDKDIPTFVMGVNHEKYDAGKDNVVSNASCTTNCLAPITKVVLDNFGIVEGLMTTIHAMTATQPTVDGPSKKDFRGGRGAAQNIIPASTGAAKAVGLCIPEVNGKLTGMSFRVPTPDVSVVDLTVRTEKPTSLAEIKKKMKEASEGSMKGILGYTEDMVVSNDFLGDIRSSIFDADACIELSPTFFKLVSWYDNEMGYSNRVLDLVRYMAKKG, from the coding sequence ATGGTAAAAATCGCAATTAATGGTTTTGGTCGCATCGGACGACTTGTGCTTCGTTCCGGAATCAAAGACCCCAATTTAGAATTTGTCGCAATCAACGACCTAGTCACCCCAGACAACCTTTCTTATCTTTTTAAGTACGACTCAACTCATGGTCGTTTCAATGGGGAAGTTTCTCACACAGACAATGAAATCATCATCGATGGCAAAAAAGTAAAAACTTTCTCGGAAAGAGACCCAGAAAAACTCCCATGGAAAGAACTCGGAGTGGACTTTGTCATCGAATCAACTGGTCTTTTCACAGACCGAGTGGGTGCAGAAAAACACATCAAAGCTGGTGCCAAAAAAGTGGTGATCTCAGCGCCTGCAAAAGACAAAGACATTCCTACCTTTGTTATGGGTGTGAACCACGAGAAATATGATGCAGGAAAAGACAATGTTGTATCCAATGCATCGTGTACAACAAACTGCCTTGCTCCCATCACAAAAGTGGTTCTTGACAACTTTGGAATCGTGGAAGGCCTCATGACTACCATCCACGCGATGACGGCAACCCAACCAACGGTAGACGGACCATCTAAAAAAGATTTCCGTGGTGGTCGTGGTGCTGCACAAAACATCATCCCTGCCTCCACTGGTGCTGCCAAAGCAGTAGGACTTTGTATCCCTGAAGTCAATGGAAAACTCACTGGTATGAGTTTCCGAGTTCCCACTCCAGACGTATCGGTTGTGGACTTAACCGTTCGCACTGAAAAACCAACAAGCCTTGCCGAAATCAAAAAGAAAATGAAAGAAGCAAGTGAAGGTTCTATGAAAGGAATCCTTGGTTATACAGAAGATATGGTGGTATCAAACGACTTCCTGGGAGACATTCGTTCTTCTATCTTTGATGCAGATGCTTGTATTGAACTAAGCCCTACTTTTTTCAAACTCGTGTCTTGGTATGACAACGAAATGGGATACTCTAACCGAGTTCTCGACCTCGTACGTTACATGGCGAAAAAAGGCTAA
- a CDS encoding GAF domain-containing sensor histidine kinase → MSKNGMDRIQKELNRARFQQNILAQVSSHPSARSGDIQTLAKFITKSVAEGLGIERVGVWLFNDSKNELLNVDTYLLSKALHSAGAILKEIEFREEFQYLVKEKYVDANDPYTDPRTKGFIETYLKPNGITAMLDGVIRMGEELIGTLCFEHVGKIHKWQEDEIIFCSQLGDQIALTISNQRKNQIYEELIARENELRELNESLEQLVEERTKKLKNSNEELESTISTLKKAQNQLILSEKMASLGQLVAGIAHEINNPIAAIQASAENLKESLFESEYSLFQKELKELLPDKKNQNLFMELIQVLKSRIEIISGRERMSRRKRIESWLHSRGLPDSLSFHLIDAGFDLDVLQSYQELFLKDKVEKILTLVVEEITVHQSLHIILLAVERASKMTFALKNFVRFEISKNPIQVNIKENIETVLTLYQNQFKKNVILIKEYDDIPFIEGYPEELLHLWTNLIYNSLQAMSFHGTLKIQSKNLGDRVCINIQDSGPGIPESIQARIFEPFFTTKALGEGSGLGLDICRKIVERHNGSIQFHSIPGNTEFSIELPLRITK, encoded by the coding sequence ATGTCTAAAAACGGCATGGATCGGATTCAAAAAGAGCTAAATCGGGCCAGATTCCAACAAAACATATTGGCACAAGTCTCCTCTCATCCGAGTGCCCGGTCAGGCGACATCCAAACTTTAGCCAAGTTCATCACCAAATCAGTGGCGGAAGGACTTGGAATTGAACGAGTGGGTGTCTGGCTTTTTAATGATTCCAAAAATGAACTTTTGAATGTGGATACTTACCTTCTAAGCAAAGCCCTTCATAGTGCCGGTGCCATTTTGAAGGAAATTGAATTCCGAGAGGAATTCCAATACTTAGTGAAGGAAAAGTATGTAGATGCTAACGATCCTTATACGGATCCACGTACCAAAGGATTTATTGAAACCTATTTAAAACCCAATGGTATCACAGCAATGTTAGATGGTGTGATCAGGATGGGGGAAGAACTGATTGGAACTTTATGTTTCGAACATGTCGGTAAAATACATAAGTGGCAAGAGGATGAAATTATTTTTTGTAGCCAATTAGGTGATCAAATAGCACTGACAATCAGTAACCAAAGGAAAAACCAAATTTATGAGGAATTGATCGCAAGAGAAAATGAATTAAGAGAGCTCAATGAAAGTTTAGAACAACTGGTTGAAGAACGCACTAAAAAACTCAAGAACTCGAATGAAGAGTTAGAGTCAACAATCTCTACATTAAAAAAAGCACAAAACCAACTCATACTTTCTGAAAAAATGGCAAGCCTTGGGCAACTCGTTGCTGGAATAGCACATGAAATCAATAACCCCATCGCAGCCATCCAAGCGTCAGCGGAAAATTTAAAAGAGTCTTTATTTGAGTCCGAATATTCCTTATTCCAAAAAGAATTAAAAGAACTCTTACCAGATAAAAAGAATCAAAATTTATTTATGGAATTAATCCAAGTTTTAAAATCTAGGATTGAAATCATTTCTGGTAGAGAACGGATGAGCCGAAGGAAACGAATTGAATCTTGGCTCCATTCAAGAGGACTTCCTGATTCTTTATCCTTCCATTTGATTGATGCTGGATTTGATTTGGATGTTTTGCAGTCGTATCAGGAATTGTTTTTAAAAGACAAGGTAGAGAAGATACTCACTTTAGTTGTGGAAGAGATCACTGTTCACCAATCACTTCATATTATTTTACTAGCCGTTGAAAGAGCTAGTAAAATGACGTTTGCTTTAAAAAACTTTGTTCGATTTGAAATTTCCAAAAATCCAATCCAAGTCAATATAAAAGAAAATATTGAGACTGTTCTCACTTTGTACCAAAATCAATTTAAGAAAAATGTTATTTTGATAAAGGAATATGATGACATTCCTTTCATAGAAGGATATCCAGAAGAACTTTTACACTTATGGACCAATCTGATTTACAATTCCTTACAAGCGATGTCCTTTCATGGGACACTCAAGATACAAAGCAAAAATCTTGGGGATAGGGTATGTATTAACATACAAGATTCGGGACCTGGGATCCCTGAATCGATCCAGGCCCGTATTTTTGAACCATTCTTTACTACAAAAGCACTCGGTGAGGGAAGTGGGCTTGGACTCGATATTTGCCGCAAGATCGTCGAGAGGCATAATGGATCGATACAGTTTCACTCCATACCAGGTAATACTGAATTTTCGATCGAACTTCCTCTGCGAATTACAAAATAA
- the lepB gene encoding signal peptidase I, giving the protein MSKPKNKVPLKTKLIVILLPMGIGLVSAMFVKYKVLLPVAVPNSYMEPTLKKGDTAYFNRFYRKSQLGIGDVVIATSPLDPNATIIARIIGKPGDSISIQKRLVFRNGTILDPTIFPEPNTQLISLIPAGKTEHDDMNPVTVPEKHFFLLTDNRELGVDSRTLGTIQESQIIAVMW; this is encoded by the coding sequence ATGTCTAAGCCAAAAAATAAAGTCCCACTCAAAACAAAACTCATTGTGATTTTACTTCCGATGGGAATCGGTCTAGTCTCTGCTATGTTTGTGAAGTACAAGGTTCTCCTTCCTGTGGCCGTTCCCAATTCCTATATGGAACCAACTTTGAAAAAAGGGGACACCGCTTACTTCAATCGTTTTTACCGCAAAAGCCAACTGGGAATAGGAGATGTGGTCATCGCCACTTCCCCACTTGACCCGAATGCAACCATCATTGCGAGGATCATTGGCAAACCAGGAGACTCCATTTCCATCCAAAAACGATTGGTCTTTCGGAATGGAACTATCTTAGATCCCACAATCTTCCCCGAACCAAACACACAATTGATCTCTCTTATCCCAGCAGGTAAAACGGAACATGATGATATGAACCCAGTTACAGTTCCTGAAAAACATTTTTTTTTACTCACTGACAATCGCGAATTAGGAGTGGATTCGAGAACCCTCGGCACCATCCAAGAATCCCAAATCATTGCTGTTATGTGGTGA
- a CDS encoding methyl-accepting chemotaxis protein: protein MIKFIIFGLEGFNYLIGFPILLSYIYFFTQWTSEELQIILISTAIVVFFIISFAISFYWIRFSPVYRIFNGTASNTDNHKAYFWLDHLEKVSMIDVIVRYSVGYVFVLGALLFYQKTKNFVLLSELAIGLGMTVAFTILFQSIFIGYVETKFNIKGILLSIRLDKNSRINTRKLSRNLGFQTVLSFLAAILLLFIINYRMNFKQELDLVNSSMQQSVMDSESLMRLTLVDFRDRLTLSIFTENKLKDQIVKRNLNGIRNVLNEIQLKSTNHAVEALFYYKPDDGIFISTNEYDRSKTGSIFYIEDGNLARQGPLRHTSIRSKISGDIVSPYTLPVYENNQFQGYVGGFLNIGKLSSFILGNLKIGTSGKVGFFDGDGTIVYFSDKRDIGKNAKTMLVFDTPFQTQEALGFIDSTEDGTQKRIFFVKNPEFNYIIYCIFENSELYEKTLTSLMMTLGISILIVVLIGIVTVLVIESKLKPLERIKLRISEMVKGNLKSDFYDSSRDEIGSMANAMFEFQSKLRQIVNQTQSVSNELTNTSSDIYESMLTLSDAAQNQAASSEEISASIEEITAGIESVAQRTETQSFTLVSLMKKMTELNQAVSEIDKKFQIADVRVEEITKDAKKGESSLGEMKLSMDKIYQSSSEMTNVVEIIHTISEQINLLALNAAIEAARAGASGRGFAVVADEISKLADKTAKSIEDIEELIKQNEVEINQGQEKIDQSISILSETITGVNSINQMTKEIRMVVQKQIETNEEVNEGVSQIRELSEMIREATEEQKTAMMEISRSIAEINNHAQTTAISSDGTKSNSQNMNQLTESLRKEINYFHV, encoded by the coding sequence ATGATCAAATTTATAATTTTTGGTCTTGAAGGATTTAACTATTTAATTGGATTCCCGATTTTACTGTCATATATTTATTTTTTTACACAATGGACCAGTGAAGAACTTCAAATCATTCTAATTTCTACTGCGATCGTTGTCTTTTTCATTATAAGCTTTGCTATTTCTTTTTATTGGATTCGTTTTTCACCCGTTTATAGAATATTCAATGGAACCGCTTCCAACACAGACAACCACAAAGCTTACTTTTGGCTCGATCATTTAGAAAAAGTCTCGATGATCGATGTCATCGTCCGTTATTCCGTAGGTTATGTTTTTGTACTCGGTGCCCTACTCTTTTACCAAAAAACCAAAAATTTTGTTCTACTCAGCGAACTTGCCATTGGACTTGGAATGACAGTTGCCTTTACGATTTTGTTCCAATCGATTTTTATTGGGTATGTAGAAACAAAATTTAATATAAAGGGAATTTTACTTTCCATTCGGTTAGATAAAAACTCGAGGATCAATACAAGAAAGTTATCGAGGAATTTAGGATTCCAAACTGTCCTCTCATTTTTAGCTGCTATTTTGTTACTTTTTATCATCAACTATAGAATGAACTTCAAACAAGAGTTAGACCTAGTTAACTCAAGTATGCAACAATCTGTAATGGATTCTGAATCCCTCATGCGACTCACTTTAGTTGATTTTCGTGATCGCCTTACCCTTTCGATTTTTACAGAGAACAAACTAAAAGACCAAATTGTGAAACGCAATTTAAACGGAATTCGAAATGTCCTAAACGAAATCCAATTAAAGAGCACAAACCATGCAGTTGAGGCATTGTTTTATTATAAACCCGATGATGGAATTTTTATCTCAACAAATGAATATGATCGTTCCAAAACCGGATCCATTTTTTACATTGAAGATGGAAACTTAGCAAGACAAGGACCACTTAGACATACAAGCATTCGTTCCAAAATTTCAGGAGATATTGTTTCCCCTTACACCTTACCCGTCTATGAAAACAACCAATTCCAAGGTTACGTAGGTGGATTTCTCAACATAGGCAAATTATCGAGTTTTATCTTAGGAAATTTAAAAATTGGAACATCAGGAAAAGTTGGATTTTTTGATGGTGATGGAACCATAGTTTATTTCTCGGACAAACGAGACATTGGAAAAAACGCCAAAACAATGTTAGTTTTCGATACTCCTTTCCAAACTCAGGAAGCACTTGGGTTTATTGATTCGACAGAAGATGGAACTCAAAAAAGAATCTTTTTTGTTAAAAACCCTGAATTCAATTATATCATCTATTGTATTTTTGAAAATTCAGAACTGTATGAAAAAACGTTAACAAGCCTTATGATGACACTTGGGATATCCATTTTGATCGTTGTCCTCATAGGAATTGTGACAGTACTTGTGATTGAATCCAAATTAAAACCATTAGAACGAATCAAGTTACGCATCAGTGAAATGGTAAAAGGAAACTTAAAATCCGATTTTTATGACTCGAGCCGTGATGAAATTGGAAGTATGGCAAATGCCATGTTTGAATTCCAATCCAAACTCCGCCAAATCGTCAACCAAACTCAATCAGTTTCCAATGAACTCACCAATACAAGTTCCGATATTTACGAATCCATGTTAACCCTTTCGGATGCAGCCCAAAACCAAGCGGCAAGTAGTGAAGAGATTTCTGCCTCCATTGAAGAAATCACTGCTGGGATTGAAAGTGTGGCACAACGTACGGAAACCCAATCTTTTACCTTAGTTTCTCTCATGAAAAAAATGACAGAACTCAACCAAGCTGTTTCCGAAATCGATAAAAAATTCCAAATTGCAGATGTACGTGTAGAAGAAATCACAAAAGATGCAAAAAAAGGGGAATCATCACTTGGTGAGATGAAACTTTCCATGGATAAAATTTACCAGTCATCTTCTGAGATGACAAATGTAGTGGAGATCATCCATACCATTTCCGAACAAATCAATTTACTGGCTCTGAATGCAGCCATTGAAGCGGCAAGGGCTGGTGCCAGTGGGCGCGGGTTTGCCGTTGTTGCTGATGAGATTTCAAAACTTGCTGACAAAACAGCAAAATCCATAGAAGACATCGAAGAACTCATCAAACAGAATGAAGTCGAAATCAACCAAGGCCAGGAAAAAATTGACCAATCAATTTCGATCTTAAGTGAAACCATTACGGGTGTGAATTCGATCAACCAAATGACAAAAGAAATCCGCATGGTTGTCCAAAAACAAATTGAGACCAATGAAGAGGTAAACGAAGGTGTCTCTCAAATCCGAGAACTTTCCGAAATGATCCGAGAGGCAACAGAAGAACAAAAAACAGCGATGATGGAAATTTCACGTTCCATAGCCGAAATCAATAACCATGCCCAAACTACGGCCATTTCAAGTGACGGCACAAAATCCAATTCACAAAACATGAACCAACTAACAGAAAGTTTACGAAAAGAGATCAATTATTTCCATGTCTAA